In the genome of Halapricum salinum, one region contains:
- a CDS encoding TVP38/TMEM64 family protein, which produces MDRQVRFQLAGGLALGVTGLLGVLVLTPERVLASLTALADRPVLFGALLIVLYGGRSLVLWPISALSLLVGFVYGPVLGIPIGLAGAVYTCLPPYLLARYAPRERGPTARLHAVGSSVVDVTGDFRGLVAARLIPLPADGVSYAAGLSDVPPGRYVLGTVLGETPWVVATVVAGASMRAFALEEAGQALPLVIAASCLGIVLLSGPLYRQLRHRGVVDGPRLRR; this is translated from the coding sequence ATGGATCGGCAGGTGCGCTTTCAGCTTGCAGGCGGGCTTGCCCTCGGCGTGACTGGCCTGCTCGGCGTCCTCGTGCTCACGCCCGAGCGGGTCCTCGCGTCGCTGACGGCGCTGGCCGATCGGCCCGTGCTGTTCGGTGCGCTCCTGATCGTCCTGTACGGCGGGCGATCGCTGGTGCTGTGGCCAATCTCGGCGCTCTCGCTGCTCGTCGGGTTCGTCTACGGCCCGGTGCTGGGAATACCGATCGGACTGGCCGGAGCCGTCTACACGTGTTTGCCGCCGTATCTGCTGGCCCGATACGCGCCACGGGAACGCGGGCCGACCGCTCGCTTGCACGCGGTCGGGAGTTCAGTCGTCGACGTGACCGGTGACTTCCGCGGGCTGGTCGCCGCGCGGTTGATCCCGCTGCCAGCCGACGGCGTCTCGTACGCGGCCGGACTCTCTGACGTGCCGCCAGGGCGCTACGTGCTGGGGACGGTCCTGGGCGAGACGCCGTGGGTGGTCGCGACCGTCGTGGCCGGAGCCTCGATGCGGGCGTTCGCCCTCGAAGAAGCGGGACAGGCGCTCCCGCTGGTAATCGCCGCGAGTTGCCTGGGTATCGTCCTCCTGAGTGGGCCACTCTATCGTCAGCTCCGTCACCGTGGCGTCGTCGACGGGCCCCGGCTCAGACGCTGA
- a CDS encoding DUF5830 family protein, translating into MTAPSYRSPVDEDTDPVELGVTLLAHLEHEQLSLADAVDRLETITTDPNVTREILDTAEVRGIIDREDGIISPQSGSFVRFESQVVSREGEFDCRRCGSSLSTGYFIQFDLGEVGPFGSSCIRKVTGRE; encoded by the coding sequence ATGACGGCCCCGTCCTATCGTTCGCCCGTGGACGAGGACACCGACCCCGTCGAACTCGGCGTGACGCTACTGGCGCACCTCGAACACGAGCAACTGTCGCTTGCAGACGCCGTCGACCGCCTGGAGACGATCACGACCGATCCCAACGTCACCAGAGAGATCCTCGACACCGCCGAAGTCCGGGGGATCATCGACCGCGAGGACGGGATCATCAGTCCACAGAGCGGATCGTTCGTCCGCTTCGAGAGTCAGGTCGTCTCCAGGGAGGGTGAGTTCGACTGCCGGCGCTGTGGCTCGTCGCTCTCGACAGGCTACTTTATCCAGTTCGATTTGGGGGAGGTCGGCCCGTTCGGCTCTTCGTGTATTCGGAAAGTCACTGGCCGGGAGTGA
- a CDS encoding DUF7115 domain-containing protein → MEIPELVQEHLGGEELQTGIMLGDEDVLCLTPTRLLCYRAEGLLSDESVTEYPHEVERLGLNEGRRKTKFVFEYVEDTRSLTVPNGVAGDVLELVLEGILSTERVLEEDEGVVGAFRFSELTLIVAEQRLVKHVGGSVWESDFETFAYEDLTGLEFEKASVATEIVLQVDGRPQRIKTPNDKARLVEKTLQKAVFEFFDVTSMSELQSHFQTEADEESVDEEPASTGDEFSFGSEITPLGGDSETTNASTEDDTNRSIVDAEDEPTKGETEDGEPAIASGLSETESASIETTDGPDPDALTQEDLQEVSDQLSELTTAVNKQNELLRKQHGAIKQLVEELRQGR, encoded by the coding sequence ATGGAGATTCCGGAGCTCGTCCAGGAACACCTCGGGGGCGAGGAACTGCAGACAGGCATCATGCTCGGCGACGAGGACGTCCTCTGTCTCACGCCGACCCGACTGCTCTGCTATCGCGCCGAGGGGCTGCTCAGCGACGAGAGCGTCACCGAATACCCCCACGAGGTCGAACGACTCGGTCTCAACGAGGGCCGACGAAAGACCAAGTTCGTCTTCGAGTACGTCGAAGACACGCGCTCGCTGACCGTCCCCAACGGCGTCGCGGGCGACGTCCTCGAACTCGTCCTCGAGGGAATCCTCTCGACCGAGCGCGTTCTCGAAGAGGACGAAGGCGTCGTCGGTGCCTTCCGCTTCAGCGAACTTACCCTGATCGTCGCCGAACAGCGACTGGTCAAACACGTCGGCGGTTCGGTCTGGGAGAGCGACTTCGAGACCTTCGCCTACGAGGATCTCACAGGATTAGAGTTCGAGAAAGCCAGCGTCGCCACCGAGATCGTCCTGCAGGTCGATGGTCGGCCCCAGCGGATCAAGACTCCGAACGACAAAGCTCGACTCGTCGAGAAGACCCTCCAGAAGGCCGTCTTCGAGTTCTTCGACGTCACCTCGATGTCGGAGTTGCAGAGCCACTTCCAAACCGAAGCCGACGAGGAAAGCGTCGACGAGGAGCCGGCAAGCACGGGCGACGAGTTCAGCTTCGGCAGCGAGATCACGCCGCTCGGCGGTGATAGCGAGACGACCAACGCGAGCACAGAAGACGATACCAATCGCTCGATCGTCGACGCCGAAGACGAGCCGACCAAGGGAGAGACGGAAGACGGAGAGCCGGCGATCGCGAGCGGATTGAGCGAGACGGAGTCGGCGTCGATCGAGACCACCGACGGACCCGACCCCGACGCGCTCACCCAGGAAGATCTACAGGAGGTCAGCGACCAGCTCTCGGAGCTGACGACGGCCGTCAACAAGCAGAACGAGCTCCTGCGCAAGCAACACGGCGCGATCAAGCAGTTGGTCGAAGAACTGCGGCAGGGTCGATAG
- a CDS encoding thermonuclease family protein, which translates to MFQTRTAVLAVCTLTLVGLAGCSVSVELGGSPQQGETLEATVTDVVDGDTIDVRFANGSTETVRLLGIDTPEVHVETQPDEFEGVPDTKSGRACLRDAGKNASSVVEQQLDGERVTIRLDHGGDTRGGYGRLLGIVVHENHSVNYDLIEDGHARLYDTDFSERDRYAEAEREAMAAGRGLWQCRSAS; encoded by the coding sequence GTGTTTCAGACGCGCACGGCGGTGCTCGCGGTCTGTACGCTCACGCTGGTCGGGCTGGCCGGTTGCAGTGTCTCTGTGGAGCTCGGCGGATCTCCACAGCAGGGTGAGACGCTCGAAGCCACAGTCACAGACGTCGTCGACGGCGACACTATCGACGTTCGGTTTGCCAACGGGTCGACCGAGACCGTCCGGTTGCTCGGGATCGACACTCCCGAAGTCCACGTCGAGACCCAACCAGACGAGTTCGAAGGCGTGCCCGACACCAAGTCGGGTCGAGCGTGCCTCCGGGACGCCGGCAAGAACGCCAGTTCAGTGGTCGAACAGCAACTCGACGGCGAGCGGGTCACGATCCGCCTCGACCACGGCGGCGATACCCGGGGTGGCTACGGCCGACTCCTGGGGATCGTAGTTCACGAGAACCACTCGGTGAACTACGACCTGATCGAGGACGGCCACGCCCGCCTGTACGACACCGACTTCTCCGAACGCGACCGCTACGCCGAGGCCGAACGCGAGGCGATGGCTGCCGGTCGTGGGTTGTGGCAGTGTCGTTCTGCGAGTTAA
- a CDS encoding transposase, with protein sequence MPITTESRRTVFRQIARLSYVEWPAYDSTPLYDRTSLTGLESDVRIVSGAWFTHHKHISVEQFVSELPLAYFQFEAHDCYEGPTHYEMDTLFRVFVLKELHGWEHETALYEYLESHPELCERLGLETVPDQSTLWRSWHTRFTDEFRETVQKAARTILIKAQNADVTVPREPEQVLPARGDDVDKSVPDDRAILDNADRVTKHVSRVVFPAFSLDRGEGCEIHENAYWGLQTYLGLRERLAANEGARSFLYESTRDRTPLGHAHREQIRDLSIEQIRGMYQQATTRLLNEVAETEQFFRAGVVAIDITEADPFTGDRTGYEDEIIGTKEKSDQYAYQWATVQLVGNAVPIVLDARPVRKGETRLEIVEDLLDSAEDLVHVDNVLMDREFDSQHVLEMISQRGLSYVVPKRMQTSEKAQAKRLLQRDRDRYETDRKLHLGKNEWHETTLIYRRKEDSEHDDHRQYSVFMTNCGSGHLTEYGYRWEIESGYRSIKRFMAATTSKDFGLRFFYFAFACLLYSIWRAVDLLVQVELTGEYEHSPIVTADNTLTLLKKETGIG encoded by the coding sequence GTGCCCATTACTACTGAATCTCGGAGAACCGTCTTTCGACAAATTGCACGACTGTCGTACGTTGAGTGGCCAGCGTACGATTCGACACCGTTGTACGACCGCACCTCACTTACCGGATTAGAGTCGGATGTCCGGATCGTCTCAGGAGCTTGGTTCACGCATCATAAGCACATCTCTGTTGAGCAGTTCGTCTCCGAACTTCCGCTGGCCTACTTCCAATTCGAGGCCCACGACTGCTACGAGGGTCCGACACACTACGAGATGGACACCCTGTTTCGCGTGTTCGTTCTGAAAGAACTTCACGGATGGGAGCACGAAACAGCACTCTACGAGTACCTCGAAAGTCATCCGGAACTTTGCGAGCGGCTTGGGCTGGAGACAGTGCCTGACCAATCGACACTCTGGCGCAGTTGGCACACACGCTTCACTGATGAGTTTCGCGAGACGGTCCAGAAAGCGGCTCGAACGATCCTCATCAAAGCGCAGAACGCCGACGTCACCGTCCCCCGCGAACCGGAGCAGGTCCTCCCGGCTCGTGGCGATGACGTGGACAAATCGGTTCCAGACGATCGAGCCATTCTGGACAACGCCGATAGAGTCACCAAGCACGTCAGCCGTGTCGTCTTTCCCGCGTTCTCTCTGGACCGTGGGGAGGGCTGTGAGATCCACGAGAACGCCTATTGGGGCCTGCAGACATATCTCGGACTTCGCGAGCGGCTGGCTGCAAACGAAGGTGCTCGTAGTTTCCTCTACGAGTCGACTCGGGATCGGACACCGCTGGGGCACGCTCATCGGGAGCAGATTCGAGACCTCTCGATTGAACAGATTCGAGGGATGTACCAGCAGGCCACCACTCGGCTCCTAAACGAAGTTGCGGAGACAGAGCAGTTCTTTCGAGCCGGAGTCGTCGCCATCGACATTACCGAAGCCGACCCTTTCACCGGTGACAGGACGGGCTACGAAGACGAAATCATCGGAACGAAAGAGAAGAGTGACCAATACGCCTACCAGTGGGCGACAGTACAGCTGGTCGGCAATGCCGTCCCAATCGTGCTGGACGCGCGCCCCGTCCGAAAGGGGGAGACACGACTGGAAATCGTCGAAGACTTGCTCGATTCGGCTGAGGACCTCGTTCACGTCGATAACGTGCTGATGGACCGGGAGTTCGATAGCCAGCACGTCTTGGAGATGATCAGCCAGCGAGGGCTCTCCTACGTCGTTCCGAAGCGGATGCAGACTAGCGAGAAAGCCCAGGCCAAGCGATTGCTCCAGCGTGACCGGGACCGATACGAGACCGACCGGAAGCTCCACCTCGGGAAGAACGAGTGGCACGAGACGACGCTCATCTATCGTCGAAAAGAAGACTCAGAGCACGACGACCATCGACAATATTCGGTGTTCATGACGAATTGCGGGAGTGGTCACCTCACGGAGTACGGGTATCGGTGGGAGATCGAGAGCGGCTATAGATCTATAAAGCGGTTCATGGCGGCGACGACGTCGAAGGATTTCGGGCTACGGTTCTTCTACTTCGCATTCGCCTGCCTGTTGTACTCGATCTGGCGGGCTGTCGATCTGCTCGTGCAGGTTGAGTTGACTGGTGAGTACGAACATTCACCGATCGTAACAGCCGACAACACGCTGACGCTGCTGAAGAAGGAGACTGGAATCGGATAG
- a CDS encoding YegP family protein, translating to MSRTAFEIYGRGFGWSWRLRGPAGVLATGSRHYDTSRAAREAIDLVRAAVAELSGNEKSFPDTDVDAPDIIVEQEPTPSGELPEERNNWVWRLQSANGVLGHSSDRFPTEVSAESAADQFLDYAAGALPMFLVGAEYEWKTGPKPIEVGSSSLTGLLSEATRGIRHRKVLDQIDTQIVVSGTRGKSSTTQRLDDVFNRRGYDTLTKITGNHPLLIHNGEVHPIERRGPRTTLYENISLIAEFVPELDAYEPDDVAIFENQGITEYTTRLFNQRLTDPDIIVLTNVRQDHTDTLGKTRTDLARSFARSVPAGTHVVSGEQHPVLHEYMQKEIERRGGTIEQVDIPDEHEGLIGSETIHAVNAVLDVVGEPPLPAEEIESFLSAIQPTWIELEDGLIFNAAEVNDVESTEMVRRVLVDDECITPFVYLRRDRRGRTASFAQYIELLFERELIDEAHIGGANTRAFAENVDVPTKCHSQNADPEQVLTELFTDGRPVILMGNTVDEFMREMQASIEQRVKEKRQAASASEAVDISEQGSAEATKPKDHE from the coding sequence ATGAGTCGGACCGCCTTCGAGATCTACGGCCGTGGATTCGGCTGGTCCTGGCGTCTTAGAGGTCCAGCGGGGGTACTAGCAACCGGCAGTCGCCACTACGACACGTCCCGAGCAGCTCGCGAAGCAATTGATCTCGTTCGCGCCGCTGTTGCAGAACTCTCGGGGAATGAAAAGTCCTTCCCAGACACCGACGTCGACGCGCCCGACATCATCGTCGAACAAGAACCCACACCGTCGGGAGAACTCCCGGAAGAACGAAACAACTGGGTCTGGCGGCTCCAAAGTGCAAACGGAGTACTGGGACACAGTTCCGATCGCTTCCCGACAGAAGTGTCGGCAGAGTCCGCGGCGGACCAGTTCCTCGACTATGCGGCGGGGGCGCTCCCGATGTTCTTGGTTGGAGCCGAGTACGAATGGAAGACCGGTCCGAAACCGATCGAAGTTGGCTCGTCGAGTTTGACAGGGCTATTGAGTGAAGCAACGAGAGGTATCCGACATCGTAAGGTCCTCGATCAGATCGATACCCAGATTGTCGTCTCGGGGACTCGCGGTAAATCCTCAACCACCCAACGGCTCGACGACGTCTTCAACCGCCGAGGGTACGACACGCTCACGAAGATCACCGGCAACCATCCACTACTGATCCACAACGGCGAGGTCCATCCTATCGAACGACGGGGGCCTCGAACGACGCTCTACGAGAATATCAGTCTCATCGCTGAGTTCGTCCCCGAACTCGATGCGTACGAGCCGGACGACGTCGCTATCTTCGAGAATCAAGGTATCACAGAATACACGACCCGGCTGTTCAACCAGCGTCTGACCGATCCGGACATCATCGTGTTAACAAACGTCCGTCAGGACCACACAGATACCCTTGGAAAGACCAGGACAGACCTTGCACGTTCGTTTGCGCGGTCGGTCCCAGCGGGAACACACGTTGTGAGCGGCGAGCAACACCCGGTGTTGCACGAATATATGCAAAAAGAGATCGAACGCCGCGGAGGGACTATCGAGCAGGTTGATATTCCCGACGAACACGAAGGGCTAATCGGTTCTGAAACGATCCACGCAGTCAATGCGGTGTTAGATGTTGTTGGCGAACCGCCACTTCCAGCCGAGGAGATCGAATCGTTCCTCAGTGCGATCCAACCAACGTGGATAGAACTTGAAGACGGACTCATCTTCAACGCTGCCGAGGTGAACGACGTCGAAAGTACTGAGATGGTTCGACGGGTGCTCGTCGATGACGAATGTATCACCCCGTTCGTGTACCTCCGAAGAGACCGGCGGGGGCGTACAGCGTCATTTGCTCAATATATCGAGTTGCTATTCGAGCGAGAGTTAATCGATGAAGCTCACATCGGTGGGGCTAACACACGCGCATTCGCCGAAAACGTCGATGTTCCAACCAAGTGCCACAGTCAAAATGCGGACCCAGAGCAGGTTCTAACTGAACTGTTCACCGATGGACGACCGGTCATCCTCATGGGTAACACGGTGGACGAGTTTATGCGTGAGATGCAGGCGTCGATTGAACAACGAGTGAAAGAGAAAAGACAGGCTGCCTCGGCAAGCGAAGCTGTTGACATTTCTGAACAGGGGAGCGCGGAAGCGACTAAACCAAAAGATCACGAATAA
- a CDS encoding poly-gamma-glutamate biosynthesis protein PgsC/CapC yields the protein MWVATLVAVIGLLSVGIITQLTGYRMGGSITVPVLAVYTLKNFVMLPVFLSSAAAAFVGLWILRRRTLLFGRDELVAAMVIGTIVPVITLFFVLQLGIDVGVIAFLGSILPGLAAYNYHRIKPEYRRNDILASVGLFIALTTLGWVLVSNGFARQFGTLTPPILFSSTADVAIFKGVAVSLDPESVILPREIVAGLFAGGLVLSERLRDRFGVRVGIIGAVLLAIYALASYWLVILYVLLLALSFGFIQLSNYLTLRYGRVLLGVTVAVAIFATVSLTFVLPIERGLSAFFTAILAGVGAYNAHASAPFERRLVLPLQIVVFVPALIVARLFSAPQPRGFPQELTLPVLGIAAVLWVAALGIAYWYTVSPPSEEEVLSASILSEGGET from the coding sequence ATGTGGGTAGCCACCCTAGTCGCTGTTATCGGTCTTCTTAGCGTTGGAATTATTACCCAACTTACTGGGTATCGTATGGGTGGATCGATTACTGTTCCCGTTCTTGCTGTATATACGCTGAAGAACTTCGTGATGCTCCCGGTCTTTCTGTCGAGCGCTGCAGCCGCTTTCGTCGGCCTGTGGATCTTGCGTCGCCGAACGTTACTTTTCGGTCGTGACGAACTCGTCGCAGCAATGGTTATCGGAACGATTGTACCAGTGATCACGCTCTTTTTTGTTCTCCAGCTAGGCATCGACGTGGGGGTAATCGCGTTTCTGGGCAGTATTCTCCCAGGACTAGCAGCGTACAATTACCATCGAATCAAGCCGGAATATCGTCGAAACGACATTCTGGCAAGCGTCGGGTTATTCATTGCCCTCACTACGCTCGGTTGGGTACTGGTTTCCAATGGATTTGCGCGTCAATTTGGCACGCTGACACCCCCGATCCTCTTCTCTTCGACGGCAGACGTCGCTATTTTCAAAGGTGTTGCAGTGTCACTCGATCCCGAATCTGTCATACTCCCTCGAGAAATCGTGGCCGGGCTGTTCGCTGGTGGGCTCGTTCTCTCTGAACGGCTCCGGGATCGGTTCGGTGTTCGTGTCGGGATCATCGGTGCGGTCCTCCTCGCGATTTATGCGCTAGCGAGCTATTGGCTCGTAATCCTGTACGTCCTTTTGCTTGCGCTATCGTTCGGCTTTATCCAGTTGTCGAACTACCTCACACTCCGGTACGGACGAGTCCTTCTCGGAGTGACTGTCGCAGTCGCGATCTTCGCTACGGTATCGCTGACGTTTGTCTTACCGATTGAGCGAGGACTGTCGGCGTTCTTTACTGCGATTTTGGCAGGTGTCGGGGCGTACAACGCGCATGCGTCGGCCCCCTTCGAGCGCCGCCTTGTCCTCCCGCTTCAGATCGTGGTCTTCGTCCCCGCTTTGATCGTCGCTCGACTGTTCAGTGCTCCCCAACCTCGTGGGTTTCCACAAGAGCTGACGTTGCCTGTCCTGGGGATTGCAGCGGTTCTCTGGGTGGCTGCCTTGGGTATCGCGTACTGGTATACCGTGTCACCTCCAAGCGAAGAGGAGGTCCTCTCGGCGTCGATTCTCTCTGAAGGAGGTGAAACATGA
- a CDS encoding response regulator transcription factor, whose translation MAVNISKRDAYATSMPAEILAADDDEDIREMIDVSLSGDFDVETVKDGREAWECLEESPGSLPKAVILDVMMPDMDGFSVLDHIRENDGMQDMPVIMLTSRSREEDIVRALEAGADDFLAKPFNKSELYGRVQQTLE comes from the coding sequence ATGGCGGTCAATATAAGCAAAAGGGACGCATACGCTACTAGTATGCCTGCGGAAATTCTGGCTGCTGACGACGACGAAGACATCAGAGAAATGATCGACGTTAGTCTCAGTGGGGATTTCGACGTCGAGACTGTAAAAGATGGTCGGGAGGCATGGGAGTGCTTAGAAGAGTCCCCAGGTTCACTACCGAAAGCGGTCATTCTCGACGTCATGATGCCAGATATGGACGGGTTTTCGGTTCTGGACCATATCCGAGAGAACGACGGGATGCAGGATATGCCGGTTATTATGCTGACGTCTCGGAGCCGGGAAGAGGACATCGTTCGAGCACTCGAGGCGGGCGCGGACGACTTCCTTGCCAAGCCATTCAATAAATCCGAGCTTTACGGACGGGTACAGCAAACTCTCGAGTAA